The Pyrenophora tritici-repentis strain M4 chromosome 8, whole genome shotgun sequence genome contains a region encoding:
- a CDS encoding DUF3807 domain containing protein — MEIPTVTIADLRAFHAKHFPHAPAPEHVLYGVEPEAQAAEEYYDEADDGLGYYSDGTKRTLTDEQIAMFRHSEIHAILRKRQLRKEDGEISDADSIPTVPALMSAATNDCSLHKTENVDTAQSDAIEKPKQQWATTSATSKAKAKRKRDKYAKRRKEKRLERGLPRRRGGRNGADVDDSSDESDEWDPWHQANGPDVQKDDTLDLDY, encoded by the exons ATGGAGATCCCCACTGTCACTATC GCTGACCTACGCGCTTTCCACGCGAAACATTTCCCACACGCCCCGGCACCTGAGCATGTCCTGTATGGCGTGGAGCCTGAAGCTCAAGCAGCTGAAGAGTACTACGACGAAGCGGACGATGGGCTGGGCTACTATTCCGACGGCACCAAGCGCACGCTGACCGACGAACAAATCGCCATGTTCCGACACTCGGAAATTCATGCCATCCTTCGCAAACGGCAGCTACGAAAAGAGGACGGCGAAATATCCGACGCTGACTCCATACCTACGGTTCCAGCGTTAATGTCTGCTGCCACAAACGACTGCTCCTTGCACAAGACCGAGAACGTGGACACGGCCCAGAGTGATGCTATTGAGAAGCCAAAACAGCAATGGGCAACTACCAGCGCAACAAGCAAAGCTAAGGCCAAGAGGAAACGGGATAAATATGCGAAGAGGAGAAAAGAAAAAAGACTGGAGAGAGGGCTCCCACGAAGAAGGGGTGGTCGCAATGGTGCAGATGTAGACGACAGTAGTGACGAGAGCGACGAATGGGATCCATGGCACCAGGCTAACGGGCCGGATGTGCAAAAGGACGACACTCTGGATCTGGACTACTGA
- a CDS encoding sugar kinase, whose protein sequence is MASATRKDLLKKVYNMVPPMLESFHKGQLGRVAVIGGSEDYTGAPYFSAMASAKLGADMSHVICEPGAGAVIKTYSPNLMVHPYMRQSKNLAQSESAESVSSEVVGMLSRLHVVVIGPGLGRDELMQDTCARVIEEARKQGIPFVLDADGLYLAQTRPELVDGCTECILTPNVVEFGRLAKAKGVDVNEGDPSELCAKLSKAFGGVTIIQKGSKDYISNGAHTLVSEGEGGLKRSGGQGDTLTGSLATLLAYRKAYHDKIWDIGTEMSRSETLALAAFGGSCITRECSKLAFKEKGRSLQASDLTEHVHTAFLNIIGEREETPKL, encoded by the exons ATGGCCAGCGCAACTAGGAAAGATCTCCTCAAGAAGGTATACAACATGGTACCGCCCATGCTAGAGAGCTTCCACAAAG GTCAATTGGGTCGTGTGGCAGTCATTGGTGGTAGTGAAGACTACACTGGTGCGCCCTACTTCTCTGCCATGGCCTCCGCGAAACTAGGCGCCGACATG TCGCACGTAATATGCGAACCCGGTGCTGGTGCCGTCATCAAGACCTACTCGCCCAACCTCATGGTGCATCCCTATATGCGCCAGTCCAAAAACCTTGCCCAGTCTGAGAGCGCCGAGAGTGTCAGCTCGGAAGTTGTCGGTATGCTATCGCGTCTACACGTCGTCGTTATCGGTCCTGGTCTCGGTCGTGACGAGCTCATGCAAGATACGTGCGCAAGGGTGATTGAGGAGGCGAGGAAACAAGGTATTCCGTTCGTGCTGGATGCGGACGGTCTCTACCTTGCGCAGACGAGACCAGAGCTTGTGGACGGCTGCACAGAGTGCATTCTCACTCCCAACGTCGTCGAGTTCGGAAGACTGGCAAAGGCAAAGGGCGTCGACGTCAACGAGGGCGATCCATCAGAACTCTGCGCTAAGCTCTCCAAGGCATTCGGTGGCGTTACAATTATACAGAAGGGCTCCAAGGATTACATTTCCAATGGCGCACATACGCTCGTCTCGGAAGGCGAGGGCGGTTTGAAGCGCTCGGGTGGTCAGGGTGACACACTGACGGGCAGTCTGGCAACCCTGTTGGCATACAGGAAGGCATACCATGACAAGATTTGGGATATTGGGACCGAGATGTCGAGGAGCGAGACACTTGCTCTTGCGGCGTTTGGTGGATCGTGCATTACGAGGGAGTGCTCCAAGTTGGCGTTCAAGGAGAAGGGTCGGTCACTGCAAGCTAGCGACTTGACTGAGCACGTGCACACTGCGTTTTTGAACATTATTGGGGAGAGGGAGGAGACACCTAAGTTGTGA
- a CDS encoding PWWP domain containing protein — MAEEANPPASVDVTNTTEEATRSTDTVEEPAAAEAKPAEESGAATSDVAEDPVDKAASEGGAVKDDATADAQAEKSAASDDAEAAPASDAPATNGTPAPKKATNGKRKSGAGVPEHKKKTPAKKGKKPVELRLNVSPGDMHMVAMRGYQPWPVIVCDEEMLPESLLSKRPVSARRIDGTYREDFLEGGKNAKDRRYPIMFLGTNEFAWQVNTDLLPFDLDEVKKDVESGNQTKKNKALWEAYQIAAEGHELSWFKEMLSAHESAMAEDIEQREQKEAQKKEKAEKSAKRKSTAVDESEDVEMEDADGAAPSTKKKATKKRKKTDETEDENDKRAKTPKTKLKLTTKTPKEASAAKLKKEPKSKKKASEEAEAAVPEEPPMTEEERLQKREKQVLYLRHRLQKGFLSRDQAPKDEDMTNMSEYLKQLEAHDDLEGEVIKKTKVHKVLKAIMKLDSIPKEEDFEFKKRCGELLGKWSNALANEAEPAGTNGVKEDDREKSESAKEDVPPTEKTVEDTKMEDATTEAVVEKKADADGDVAMSEADKEVIKDAPAAQAEAEASVEGGDKAAAETETDAATADAAKA; from the exons ATGGCAGAGGAGGCAAACCCACCCGCGTCGGTGGATGTCACCAACACGACTGAGGAGGCGACGCGTTCTACAGATACTGTGGAAGAGCCCGCCGCCGCAGAGGCTAAGCCAGCCGAGGAGAGCGGCGCAGCCACCTCGGACGTCGCTGAAG ATCCCGTAGACAAGGCTGCATCAGAGGGCGGCGCTGTGAAAGATGATGCCACTGCTGACGCGCAGGCAGAGAAGTCTGCAGCCAGTGATGATGCAG AAGCCGCACCTGCCTCCGACGCGCCGGCCACAAACGGTACCCCAGCGCCCAAGAAGGCTACCAACGGCAAGCGCAAGTCGGGCGCTGGCGTTCCAGAACACAAAAAGAAGACACCAGCCAAGAAGGGAAAGAAGCCAGTCGAGCTTCGCCTGAATGTGTCACCTGGTGACATGCACATGGTCGCTATGCGTGGCTACCAGCCATGGCCGGTGATTGTTTGCGACGAAGAGATGCTCCCTGAATCACTCCTCAGTAAGCGGCCTGTCAGTGCTAGGCGCATCGATGGCACATACCGAGAAGACTTCCTCGAGGGCGGCAAGAACGCCAAAGACCGACGGTATCCCATAATGTTCTTGGGCACAAACGAATT TGCATGGCAAGTGAACACCGACCTGCTCCCCTTCGACCTTGATGAAGTCAAGAAGGATGTCGAATCCGGCAACCAGACGAAGAAGAACAAGGCCCTTTGGGAGGCATATCAGATCGCTGCTGAAGGCCACGAGCTATCCTGGTTCAAGGAGATGCTTAGTGCGCATGAGTCTGCGATGGCGGAGGACATTGAGCAGCGTGAGCAAAAGGAGGCGcagaagaaagagaaggcCGAGAAGTCGGCCAAGCGCAAGAGCACCGCCGTAGACGAATCGGAGGATGTTGAGATGGAGGATGCTGACGGCGCTGCCCCATCCACTAAGAAGAAGGCCACAAAGAAGCGCAAGAAGACTGACGAGACCGAGGACGAGAACGACAAG CGTGCAAAGACTCCCAAGACTAAGCTCAAGCTAACGACGAAGACGCCCAAGGAGGCAAGTGCCGCGAAACTCAAAAAGGAGCCAAAgtcgaagaagaaggccaGCGAAGAAGCTGAGGCTGCTGTACCAGAAGAACCACCGATGACCGAAGAGGAGCGGCTTCAAAAGCGAGAAAAGCAAGTCCTCTATCTCCGACACCGTTTGCAAAAGGGCTTCCTCTCGCGCGACCAGGCACCCAAGGACGAGGACATGACCAACATGTCTGAATATCTAAAGCAGCTCGAGGCCCACGATGATCTGGAGGGCGAAGTGATCAAGAAGACCAAAGTTCACAAGGTCCTCAAGGCGATTATGAAGCTAGATTCCATCCCCAAGGAGGAGGACTTTGAATTCAAGAAGCGCTGTGGTGAGCTCCTCGGCAAATGGAGCAACGCTCTGGCCAACGAAGCTGAACCCGCTGGCACCAATGGTGTGAAGGAGGACGATCGCGAAAAGTCTGAATCTGCCAAAGAGGACGTACCACCTACCGAGAAGACTGTAGAGGACACCAAGATGGAAGATGCCACTACCGAAGCCGTTGTTGAGAAGAAGGCCGATGCGGACGGCGACGTTGCCATGTCAGAAGCAGACAAGGAGGTCATCAAAGATGCACCCGCAGCCCAAGCTGAGGCTGAGGCTAGCGTTGAGGGTGGCGACAAGGCTGCTGCTGAGACTGAGACGGACGCTGCGACTGCTGATGCCGCCAAGGCTTAA
- a CDS encoding PWI multi-domain protein, translated as MALSIDQKRLKATKFPPEFDKKVDIEKVNIDLIKKWIAGRITNILGDEDDIVVETCYNLVEQNQSPKIKEIQIQLTGFLGKDTAPFCKELWNLMLSAQDSPVGVPRELLEAKKAELQQEQLSKAAADARRAEEQAQNAMIDAFRDTERSDRPERGRGGGGRYRGNDRRGRGRDFDRGPPRRDSRSPP; from the exons ATGGCACTCAGCATCGACCAGAAGCGCCTCAAGGCCACCAAATTTCCGCCAGAGTTCGACAAGAAGGTGGATATCGAGAAGGTCAACATTGATTTGATTAAGAAGTGGATTGCTGGTAGGATCACGAACATCCTTGGCGACGAAGACGATATTGTGGTGGAGACATGCTACAATTTAGTTGAGCAGAACCAATCT CCAAAAATCAAGGAAATACAAATCCAACTCACGGGCTTCCTGGGAAAAGACACAGCACCTTTCTGCAAGGAGTTATGGAACCTCATGCTCAGTGCCCAGGACAGTCCAGTGGGCGTACCTCGGGAGTTACTGGAGGCGAAGAAGGCTGAACTGCAGCAGGAGCAG CTGTCCAAAGCCGCCGCCGATGCAAGACGCGCCGAAGAGCAAGCTCAAAATGCTATGATTGACGCTTTCCGCGACACTGAGCGTTCAGATCGACCTGAACGCGGCCGTGGTGGAGGCGGACGATACCGTGGCAATGATCGCAGGGGACGAGGCAGAGACTTCGACAGAGGGCCTCCCAGGCGCGATTCGCGATCACCACCGTGA
- a CDS encoding fumarylacetoacetate hydrolase domain-containing protein 1: MPTAEQTEAPTQSESTSDPQPEPHSTTPFRTPDQHPSEPPTDPPAEPLSEETPPATEPEPAPEAKSEAATTAEPEPAPEPAPEAESEAATAAEPKPAPKPAPEPVPEAKSEAATTAEPESEPAPETSSKPVAETKAEPEATNDPAPESVPDEPVSDPAPTTDSAPEEASEPTAEPPAAPTEEPTTKPEATADPESTPEKSEEPPVEPNPPTEPEPEATPEEPKDPGESPAGPEPSTEAVPKGSEPAIVRAATASKEPPVESEPTTPVEPERETTYEEPKESGEPPAEPEPSTQAVPEGSEPAIVRAATAAKEPPIEPEPEPTAEQEQETTPEEPKELSEPPVEPEPSSQPVPERSEPAIVRAATAAKEPPVEPESAPAAGPVSENSQEPTDTSKPTEEPKESSADPPAAPVDETKPTEEPEQSPVDPPPPVDEPVDEPKPTEEPVPENSEDTPVEPPAAKSEESAAEPAPAEPEKPVDEAKPTEEPVPEGSKELPAEPPVAKVEEPAADPVPEEPSDPPVEPSAPLVEEPAEEPESVLESAPETPTEAPQATHPGVMRMAVPKPENTQEPAVEPPMESQPDPMVEPKLEDTPKEHEGTQPLGEPAKEEPEAPLQTEPEAALPEPEVIPPADPPPLFKLAAKSVAAEPVKSPLPSERVPETGPTEPEVILLPDPAPMPEPEAEPVLQVPAAEPVVTEPIEPTSPIAPTPEPQPVVEERQPATEEPQPAVEEPLAAALFAQPDPAPAAEPIEELLLEISAVEPVVTVPIVPQPMAEELPQAVFPVAEPAAANATEPLPLIEPNTRPEQVFEEPRALPLVAEPISERTAEPIEEPVEKLVLQIPSAEPMATEPIDAEPMAEEPQAIVPVPELMATNATETVPSGEPVPVVEPITEQPQAEAVPKRQCRHVKRAVVVTPAPEVVPTETTVPYPAAEPTPSQPVEPKAPEVTQPHCCHKASSITTTTTTATKRCKRDRFKFIAAMRAPHESVPILVLLRQKKKAGEDVKDWGLDCGEEDVYLKIQSSYLVLLKIK; the protein is encoded by the exons ATGCCTACAGCCGAGCAGACCGAAGCACCTACACAGAGCGAATCTACGTCAGACCCTCAACCTGAGCCTCACTCCACAACTCCATTTCGTACTCCCGATCAGCATCCTTCCGAGCCTCCTACTGACCCACCTGCTGAACCTTTATCTGAGGAGACTCCTCCTGCAACTGAGCCTGAGCCTGCACCTGAAGCAAAGTCAGAGGCTGCCACTACAGCTGAACCTGAACCCGCTCCTGAGCCTGCACCCGAAGCCGAGTCAGAGGCTGCCACTGCAGCTGAACCTAAACCCGCTCCTAAGCCCGCTCCTGAGCCTGTACCTGAAGCCAAGTCAGAGGCTGCCACTACAGCTGAACCTGAATCCGAACCTGCTCCCGAAACCTCATCTAAGCCTGTAGCTGAAACCAAAGCCGAACCAGAAGCTACAAACGATCCAGCTCCTGAATCCGTACCTGACGAACCAGTGTCAGATCCTGCGCCTACAACAGATTCTGCACCCGAGGAAGCATCAGAACCCACAGCTGAGCCTCCTGCAGCACCTACAGAGGAGCCTACAACAAAGCCTGAAGCTACTGCAGATCCAGAATCGACGCCTGAAAAGTCTGAGGAACCCCCAGTCGAGCCCAACCCCCCTACAGAGCCAGAACCAGAAGCAACGCCTGAGGAGCCCAAAGACCCAGGCGAGTCTCCAGCTGGACCGGAACCGTCAACGGAGGCAGTACCTAAGGGGTCAGAACCAGCAATCGTACGTGCTGCTACGGCATCAAAAGAACCACCAGTAGAATCTGAGCCTACAACTCCTGTAGAACCAGAACGAGAGACAACGTACGAGGAGCCTAAGGAATCGGGTGAGCCCCCAGCTGAACCGGAACCTTCCACGCAGGCAGTGCCTGAAGGATCAGAACCAGCAATTGTACGTGCTGCTACCGCTGCAAAAGAACCACCGATAGAACCGGAGCCTGAGCCGACTGCAGAGCAAGAGCAAGAGACAACACCTGAGGAGCCTAAGGAACTAAGCGAGCCCCCAGTCGAACCTGAGCCTTCTTCACAGCCAGTACCCGAGAGATCAGAGCCAGCAATTGTACGTGCCGCTACGGCAGCAAAAGAACCACCAGTGGAACCTGAATCTGCACCTGCTGCTGGGCCAGTATCTGAAAACTCGCAAGAGCCTACAGACACATCCAAGCCTACCGAGGAGCCTAAAGAGTCATCGGCTGATCCTCCCGCTGCACCAGTAGACGAAACTAAACCTACTGAGGAGCCTGAACAGTCGCCGGTTGATCCTCCTCCACCAGTAGACGAACCAGTAGACGAACCTAAGCCTACCGAAGAGCCAGTACCCGAGAATTCGGAAGACACCCCAGTTGAGCCGCCTGCTGCCAAATCAGAAGAGTCTGCTGCAGAGCCAGCACCCGCGGAGCCAGAGAAGCCTGTGGACGAAGCCAAGCCTACCGAAGAGCCCGTGCCTGAGGGCTCGAAAGAGTTGCCAGCTGAACCTCCTGTTGCCAAAGTAGAGGAACCTGCTGCAGATCCAGTGCCCGAGGAACCATCTGATCCACCTGTTGAGCCCTCTGCACCACTGGTAGAAGAACCTGCAGAAGAACCTGAATCTGTACTGGAATCAGCACCCGAAACCCCCACCGAAGCACCTCAAGCTACGCACCCCGGGGTTATGCGTATGGCCGTTCCCAAGCCTGAGAATACCCAAGAACCTGCCGTCGAACCTCCTATGGAATCACAACCCGACCCTATGGTAGAGCCGAAACTGGAGGACACACCTAAAGAACATGAAGGTACACAACCTCTAGGCGAACCTGCGAAAGAAGAACCTGAGGCGCCTCTGCAAACTGAACCAGAAGCTGCACTGCCAGAGCCTGAAGTAATTCCACCAGCCGACCCACCGCCACTTTTCAAGCTAGCGGCAAAGTCAGTCGCGGCAGAACCTGTTAAATCTCCACTACCGAGTGAACGGGTTCCTGAAACTGGCCCAACAGAGCCTGAAGTGATCTTGCTACCTGATCCAGCACCAATGCCCGAACCTGAGGCAGAGCCAGTGCTACAGGTACCTGCAGCAGAGCCGGTGGTAACGGAGCCTATAGAGCCTACCTCACCGATTGCGCCTACTCCAGAACCTCAACCGGTAGTCGAGGAGCGTCAGCCGGCAACCGAAGAACCTCAACCAGCGGTCGAAGAGCCTTTGGCTGCTGCTCTGTTTGCACAGCCAGATCCTGCGCCAGCAGCAGAGCCAATTGAAGAACTTTTACTAGAAATATCTGCTGTAGAGCCCGTGGTCACAGTACCTATAGTACCTCAACCAATGGCGGAAGAGTTGCCTCAGGCTGTTTTCCCTGTGGCAGAACCGGCCGCGGCAAACGCTACAGAACCTCTACCACTGATTGAGCCAAATACAAGGCCTGAACAGGTATTTGAAGAGCCTCGAGCTTTACCGCTTGTTGCAGAACCAATCTCCGAACGCACAGCAGAGCCAATTGAAGAGCCGGTCGAGAAACTCGTACTGCAGATACCCTCTGCAGAACCCATGGCTACAGAACCTATAGATGCTGAACCAATGGCGGAAGAGCCTCAAGCTATCGTTCCCGTACCGGAACTGATGGCAACAAACGCTACAGAGACTGTACCATCGGGTGAACCAGTGCCTGTAGTGGAACCAATAACCGAACAGCCGCAAGCTGAAGCTGTTCCTAAACGCCAGTGCCGCCATGTCAAGAGGGCTGTTGTGGTAACCCCAGCGCCAGAGGTAGTTCCCACAGAAACTACAGTTCCATACCCTGCAGCGGAACCAACACCATCTCAACCAGTAGAGCCCAAAGCGCCCGAAGTCACACAACCACATTGTTGTCACAAAGCTTCTTCAATTACAACAACCACGACCACTGCTAC CAAACGATGCAAACGCGACAGGTTCAAATTCATCGCTGCGATGCGCGCGCCCCACGAGTCCGTCCCTATCCTCGTCCTGCTCCgacagaagaagaaggcagGCGAAGATGTGAAGG ACTGGGGTTtagattgcggtgaagaGGATGTCTACCTAAAGATTCAGTCTTCCTACCTGGTCCTTCTCAAGATTAAGTAG
- a CDS encoding SNARE-assoc multi-domain protein → MPASYYDARALALPLDDEETGNERPTWSRRSLSSTFRRNASHSSQQTTWRQRAMDNYDKLNRRVFDQYNKLSPVQKVLFFVGSVVLAVGGILFLVYSERLFGMLLPIAKKWRDITAGWLILWALIFLVSFPPLIGYSSLLTIAGFVYGFPNGWFIAASATIAGSTASFLLSRTLLKTMVHRLVANDTRFAALSLTLKHDGLKLLVMYRLCPLPYSISNGAVATFPTVHWASYALATAIVSPKLMLHIFIGSQLEKIAESGGKMDPRTKALSYLSIIIGLIAGITTGWLVYRKTKARAAQLEAEERAGIRRVSIEGLENEYADDPAALEAAARLREDDDDISLRTTWDDEYHDEPPETGDAVEIGDDPFKDGDVSGGEEQGRGKGNE, encoded by the exons ATGCCAGCGTCCTACTATGACGCCCGCGCTCTCGCGCTTCCGCTAGATGACGAGGAAACAGGCAACGAGCGGCCAACATGGAGCCGACGGTCGCTATCATCTACGTTTCGGCGCAATGCCTCGCATTCCAGCCAGCAAACCACATGGCGGCAGCGCGCAATGGATAATTACGACAAGCTCAATCGGCGCGTGTTCGACCAATACAATAAACTCTCTCCCGTCCAGAAAGTGCTGTTCTTCGTCGGCAGCGTGGTGTTGGCAGTAGGCGGCATACTCTTCTTGGTGTACAGTGAACGGTTATTCGGCATGCTGTTACCAATTGCGAAGAAGTGGAGGGATATTACAGCCGGGTGGTTAATACTCTGGGCTTTGATCTTTTTGGTTTCCTTCCCGCCGTTGATCGGATACTCGAGTTTACTCACCATTGCCGGCTTTGTCTATGGCTTTCCCAACGG ATGGTTCATAGCCGCCAGCGCCACCATCGCCGGAAGCACAGCGTCGTTCCTCCTCTCCCGCACGCTCCTCAAAACCATGGTCCACCGCCTCGTAGCAAACGACACACGATTCGCCGCCCTCTCCCTAACCCTCAAGCACGATGGCCTCAAACTACTCGTCATGTACCGCCTCTGCCCCCTCCCATACTCCATCTCCAACGGCGCCGTAGCCACCTTCCCGACTGTGCACTGGGCCTCGTACGCCCTCGCCACCGCAATCGTCTCCCCAAAACTCATGCTCCACATCTTCATCGGCAGCCAGCTCGAGAAAATCGCCGAAAGCGGCGGCAAAATGGATCCCCGCACAAAAGCCTTGTCTTACCTGTCCATCATCATCGGTCTCATCGCAGGCATCACAACAGGCTGGCTCGTCTACCGTAAAACCAAGGCCCGCGCTGCACAACTCGAGGCTGAAGAGCGCGCTGGTATCCGCCGCGTAAGCATCGAGGGGCTGGAAAATGAATACGCGGATGACCCGGCCGCGCTGGaagccgccgctcgcttacgcgaagacgacgatgacATTAGCTTACGAACGACGTGGGATGACGAGTACCACGATGAACCACCCGAGACGGGCGATGCCGTGGAAATTGGCGACGACCCGTTCAAGGACGGGGATGTAAGCGGGGGTGAGGAACAAGGCCGCGGTAAGGGAAATGAATAA